The proteins below come from a single Bactrocera tryoni isolate S06 unplaced genomic scaffold, CSIRO_BtryS06_freeze2 scaffold_25, whole genome shotgun sequence genomic window:
- the LOC120780717 gene encoding uncharacterized protein LOC120780717: MNDPDFEPNEISPEDERYISEVVHQIDEDESAFLNKADKFSLSLSAIKEDLPSTSPNEEVEKASGEEGPSTRTPRLKPPKRARSLLPEFDCSGPSIVPSSGGFSGTAITKDSAEFSKVIWRKRSMCLHVNEVAFRGDSSLPSSIKELGTPMEIFRYFFTKKMVDKIALESSWTARNVDINSKFITSGEEIYKYIGIHVYMSIYRYPNLESYWDPNAFQPIAKTMPKARFMAIKQYLSFRDENTRAKKGEPGYDALFRIRTLSDFLNTRFDSVPKTARLCVDEQMCGTKNICQTNHTSGASNFSCYAIQADSLIASRFIMVLATM, translated from the exons ATGAATGACCCGGATTTCGAACCTAATGAAATAAGCCCCGAAGATGAACGGTACATATCGGAGGTAGTTCACCAAATCGATGAAGACGAATCTGCTTTTTTGAATAAAGCGGACAAGTTTTCGTTGAGCTTGAGTGCAATCAAGGAAGATCTTCCCTCAACTTCGCCAAATGAAGAAGTTGAAAAAGCTTCAGGAGAAGAAGGGCCATCAACTCGTACACCACGTTTGAAGCCACCAAAACGTGCCCGTTCCCTTTTGCCTGAATTTGATTGTAGTGGTCCGTCCATTGTGCCTTCCTCTGGAGGTTTCAGCGGAACAG CAATAACCAAAGATTCGGCTGAGTTTTCCAAAGTTATATGGCGAAAAAGATCGATGTGTTTGCATGTAAATGAGGTGGCCTTCCGTGGTGACTCAAGCCTACCATCTTCAATCAAAGAGCTTGGAACTCCGATGGAGATATTTCGCTATTTCTTCACTAAGAAAATGGTTGACAAGATTGCTTTAGAATCGAGCTGGACAGCTCGCAATGTCGATATCAACTCCAAGTTCATAACATCCGGCGAagaaatttacaaatacattgGCATTCATGTTTACATGAGCATTTACCGATATCCCAATTTGGAAAGCTATTGGGACCCAAATGCGTTTCAACCAATAGCAAAAACGATGCCTAAAGCAAGGTTTATGGcgataaaacaatatttgtctTTTCGTGATGAAAACACTAGGGCCAAAAAAGGAGAGCCTGGTTATGATGCGTTGTTCCGTATTAGAACGTTGtctgattttttaaatacacgGTTCGATTCCGTACCCAAAACAGCCCGATTGTGCGTCGATGAACAAATGTGTGGcaccaaaaatatatgccaaacaaACCACACAAGTGGGGCATCAAATTTTTCGTGTTATGCGATACAAGCGGATTCGCTTATCGCTTCGAGGTTTATAATGGTGCTGGCGACAATGTGA
- the LOC120780718 gene encoding uncharacterized protein LOC120780718 → MTDEQICEFMESVETDEEADFNSDDDMNDPDFEPNEISPEDERYISEFSLSLSAIKEDLPSTSPNEEVEKASGEEGPSTSTPRLKPPKRARSLLPEFDCSGPSIVPSSGGFSGTAITKDSAEFSKVIWRKRSMCLHVNEVAFRGDSSLPSSIKELGTPMEIFRYFFTKKMVDKIALESSWTARNVDINSKFITSGEEIYKYIGIHVYMSIYRYPNLESYWDPNAFQPIAKTMPKARFMAIKQYLSFS, encoded by the exons ATGACCGATGagcaaatttgtgaatttatggAATCGGTTGAAACAGACGAAGAAGCTGATTTTAATAGCGATGACGATATGAATGACCCGGATTTCGAACCTAATGAAATAAGCCCCGAAGATGAACGGTACATATCGGAG TTTTCGTTGAGCTTGAGTGCAATCAAGGAAGATCTTCCCTCAACTTCGCCAAATGAAGAAGTTGAAAAAGCTTCAGGAGAAGAAGGGCCATCAACTTCAACACCACGTTTGAAGCCACCAAAACGTGCCCGTTCCCTTTTGCCTGAATTTGATTGTAGTGGTCCGTCCATTGTGCCTTCCTCTGGAGGTTTCAGCGGAACAG CAATAACCAAAGATTCGGCTGAGTTTTCCAAAGTTATATGGCGAAAAAGATCGATGTGTTTGCATGTAAATGAGGTGGCCTTCCGTGGTGACTCAAGCCTACCATCTTCAATCAAAGAGCTTGGAACTCCGATGGAGATATTTCGCTATTTCTTCACTAAGAAAATGGTTGACAAGATTGCTTTAGAATCGAGCTGGACAGCTCGCAATGTCGATATCAACTCCAAGTTCATAACATCCGGCGAagaaatttacaaatacattgGCATTCATGTTTACATGAGCATTTACCGATATCCCAATTTGGAAAGCTATTGGGACCCAAATGCGTTTCAACCAATAGCAAAAACGATGCCTAAAGCAAGGTTTATGGcgataaaacaatatttgtctTTTTCGTGA